The Candidatus Hinthialibacter antarcticus genome window below encodes:
- the hemG gene encoding protoporphyrinogen oxidase — MSKTIIIGGGVSGLTAAHRLQQQGRDVCVLESSPRVGGAIETSPQDGFLFERGPNSFMDNEPAMMDLCHELRLENRLLKQSMRGNKRYIFLNGALQEAPMGPGGLYKTPLLSGAAKRGLLAEPFRRSNRNVEDEPLADFVRRRLGKEVLDNMVTPFVSGVYAGDPEKLSLRSSFSILYDLERQSGSLVLGGLSKAFAKKDPNKPKKPRSKNLCSFIDGMDELPRALSASLGESLRVNAPVSKVEQNENGGWRVFVEGDANPIEGGAVIATAPAYTLGELLKEQLPKTADYFKTITYNRMVVMGLGFQRADIEHPCDGFGYLVPRRQGPRFLGSIWSSTLFPLRAPGGCIAFTCFIGGGLDPEAYDMSDDDLRSTVMRDLHLCVGVKGEPVAEQIVRWHKAIPQYPVGHHDRLETLAQELKKAPGLFITGNFTRGVSVNDCIRNARQTADAVAAFLPSAPAREAVT; from the coding sequence ATGTCAAAAACCATCATTATTGGCGGGGGCGTCTCAGGCCTGACCGCAGCGCACCGATTACAACAACAAGGCCGCGACGTTTGCGTTCTTGAATCCAGCCCGCGCGTCGGCGGCGCGATCGAAACGAGTCCGCAAGACGGCTTTTTGTTTGAACGCGGCCCTAATTCATTCATGGACAACGAACCCGCCATGATGGATCTGTGTCATGAATTGCGACTCGAAAACCGCTTGCTCAAGCAGTCCATGCGCGGCAACAAGCGTTACATTTTTCTCAACGGCGCATTGCAAGAGGCGCCGATGGGGCCGGGCGGCTTATACAAGACGCCGTTGCTGTCCGGGGCGGCCAAGCGGGGTTTGCTGGCGGAACCGTTTCGCCGCTCCAACCGCAACGTCGAAGACGAACCGCTGGCCGATTTTGTCCGGCGGCGCTTGGGCAAAGAGGTGCTCGACAACATGGTGACGCCCTTCGTTTCGGGCGTGTATGCCGGCGACCCTGAGAAACTCAGCCTGCGTTCGAGTTTTTCGATCTTATATGATTTAGAACGCCAAAGCGGCAGCCTGGTTTTGGGCGGCCTTAGCAAAGCGTTTGCAAAAAAAGACCCCAATAAACCCAAGAAGCCGCGCTCGAAAAATTTGTGTTCATTTATCGACGGCATGGATGAATTGCCGCGCGCGTTGTCGGCGTCGTTGGGCGAAAGCCTGCGGGTCAACGCGCCCGTCAGTAAGGTTGAACAGAACGAAAACGGCGGCTGGCGCGTGTTTGTCGAAGGCGATGCGAATCCCATCGAAGGCGGCGCTGTGATCGCGACCGCACCTGCTTACACGTTGGGCGAGTTGCTCAAAGAGCAACTGCCCAAGACGGCGGACTATTTCAAAACCATAACCTATAACCGTATGGTGGTGATGGGGCTGGGCTTTCAGCGGGCCGACATCGAACACCCCTGCGACGGCTTCGGCTATCTTGTGCCGCGTCGGCAAGGGCCGCGCTTTTTGGGCAGCATTTGGAGCTCAACGCTGTTCCCGCTGCGGGCGCCGGGCGGTTGTATCGCCTTTACCTGTTTCATCGGCGGAGGCCTCGACCCTGAGGCCTATGACATGAGCGACGACGACCTGCGTTCTACCGTCATGCGCGATCTTCACCTATGCGTCGGCGTCAAAGGCGAACCGGTCGCCGAACAAATCGTGCGTTGGCATAAGGCCATCCCACAGTATCCCGTTGGACACCATGACCGCTTGGAAACCTTAGCGCAAGAATTGAAAAAGGCGCCCGGCTTATTTATCACGGGCAACTTCACGCGCGGCGTTTCGGTCAATGACTGTATCCGCAACGCCCGTCAGACCGCCGATGCGGTCGCCGCGTTTTTGCCGTCGGCGCCTGCCCGGGAGGCTGTTACATGA
- a CDS encoding ferrochelatase, producing MKIDVLVMTYGEPPERKFFQQWTYSNKILYKLTRMVAPIPKLIVPIIGAMRGWGRIKDWRALDYTSPLEAITERQAAGVARELQAQFPDIEWRVHIGYEFRDPSQAAMLENIRQSGCEELVIVPMYAAESDFTDGITKSDFEAYQSKNGRPLPEAKFVTFHPHHAELADVMTQYILAEAETLGYSEEDRKKTGLLLGCHGTVINPPPGIFDTGYCGTSMVYQLLKERLEPHFAAAPIGWFNHRLGGDWTQPTADISLKEMMDAGIERFLYFPFGFVADNAETQLEPKAVFEGAGKEYDHLLCVNDNPAFLQMLARVIHYRLDHEPPQHEPLPEHQAA from the coding sequence ATGAAAATTGACGTATTAGTAATGACCTACGGCGAACCGCCGGAGCGAAAATTTTTCCAGCAATGGACCTATTCCAACAAAATTCTCTATAAACTCACGCGCATGGTTGCGCCCATTCCCAAACTGATTGTCCCGATTATTGGCGCGATGCGTGGATGGGGGCGGATCAAAGATTGGCGCGCGTTAGATTATACGTCGCCGCTCGAAGCGATTACTGAAAGACAAGCCGCTGGCGTTGCGCGCGAGTTGCAGGCGCAGTTTCCTGATATCGAATGGCGTGTGCATATTGGTTATGAATTTCGCGATCCGTCGCAAGCGGCCATGTTGGAGAATATCCGCCAGTCGGGCTGCGAAGAGTTGGTGATCGTTCCCATGTACGCCGCTGAGTCGGATTTCACTGACGGTATTACTAAGAGCGATTTTGAAGCCTATCAATCCAAAAACGGGCGCCCGCTGCCCGAAGCCAAATTCGTTACCTTTCATCCCCATCACGCTGAATTGGCTGACGTGATGACGCAGTATATTCTCGCCGAAGCCGAAACCTTGGGCTATAGCGAAGAAGACCGCAAGAAAACCGGCTTGCTGCTGGGCTGCCATGGCACGGTCATCAACCCGCCGCCAGGCATTTTTGATACGGGCTATTGCGGCACGAGCATGGTGTATCAATTGCTCAAAGAACGCCTGGAACCTCACTTCGCCGCAGCGCCCATCGGTTGGTTTAACCATCGCCTCGGCGGAGACTGGACGCAGCCCACAGCGGATATTTCGCTTAAAGAAATGATGGACGCGGGCATCGAGCGCTTTCTTTATTTCCCCTTTGGCTTCGTCGCCGATAACGCCGAAACGCAACTCGAACCCAAAGCAGTTTTCGAAGGTGCGGGTAAAGAGTACGATCACTTGTTGTGTGTGAACGACAACCCGGCGTTTCTACAAATGCTGGCGCGCGTCATTCACTATCGTCTCGATCACGAGCCGCCCCAACACGAGCCGTTGCCCGAACATCAAGCGGCGTGA